The Streptomyces sp. NL15-2K genome contains a region encoding:
- a CDS encoding amino acid permease: MTTTEQPTGPQRHDDAELAEFGYKPELKRTLGNFHTFAAGISYISILTGTFQLFYFGYGSGGPAYWWSWPMVFVGQFMVALCFAELAARYPVAGSVYNWSKKIGNRHLGWLAGWMMLIASIVSISAVALAYQLTLPQISDVFQMVGDGTGKYDVATNAVILAAVLILFTTLVNAFGVKLMATINTAGVFIELIATVVLIVLLAVHITRGPQVVMETNGTEAGYGAGYLGAFLVASLASAYVMYGFDTAASLGEESLDPSRNAPRAIIRAIVASFVLGGLILLLALMSVSSLKGEQLSTDGLQYIVLDVLGSTAGKAMLWCVLIAVTVCALAVHTAAIRLAFAMARDNNLPASSLLAKVSPRFQTPVLPAVIIGILALAILVVNIRQPQIFTVVTSIGIIMIYLAYLGVTAPMLVARLRGKWQPAGDGRFSLGRWGLLVNIVAVLWGTVMTLNLIWPRAAVYNASAPYHWYLRWGAVLFVAVIAGGGFAYYWFVQRHKTGVLAEHRLEDTTAPTAPLATPTAD; encoded by the coding sequence ACCCGAACTCAAGCGCACCCTCGGCAACTTCCACACCTTCGCCGCCGGGATCAGCTACATCTCGATCCTCACCGGAACCTTCCAGCTGTTCTACTTCGGCTACGGCAGCGGCGGCCCCGCCTACTGGTGGTCGTGGCCGATGGTCTTCGTCGGCCAGTTCATGGTCGCCCTGTGCTTCGCGGAGCTGGCCGCCCGTTACCCCGTCGCGGGATCGGTCTACAACTGGTCGAAGAAGATAGGCAACAGACATCTGGGCTGGCTCGCCGGCTGGATGATGTTGATCGCGTCCATCGTGTCCATCTCGGCCGTGGCGCTGGCCTACCAGTTGACGCTGCCGCAGATCTCCGACGTGTTCCAGATGGTCGGTGACGGCACCGGCAAGTACGACGTGGCGACCAACGCGGTCATCCTGGCCGCGGTGTTGATCCTGTTCACGACCCTGGTGAACGCCTTCGGCGTCAAGCTGATGGCCACGATCAACACGGCGGGCGTGTTCATCGAGTTGATCGCCACCGTCGTCCTGATCGTCCTGCTCGCCGTCCACATCACGCGCGGTCCGCAGGTGGTGATGGAGACGAACGGCACCGAGGCGGGCTACGGCGCCGGATACCTGGGTGCCTTCCTGGTGGCCTCGCTGGCCTCGGCGTACGTCATGTACGGCTTCGACACGGCCGCGTCCCTGGGCGAGGAGTCCCTGGACCCGTCCCGCAACGCTCCCCGCGCCATCATCCGCGCGATCGTCGCCTCCTTCGTCCTCGGCGGCCTCATCCTGCTGCTCGCGCTGATGAGCGTCTCCAGCCTGAAGGGCGAGCAGCTGTCCACGGACGGCCTGCAGTACATCGTGCTCGACGTGCTCGGGTCGACGGCCGGCAAGGCGATGCTGTGGTGCGTGCTCATCGCCGTCACCGTGTGTGCCCTGGCGGTACACACGGCGGCGATCCGGCTGGCGTTCGCGATGGCCCGGGACAACAACCTGCCGGCCTCCTCGCTGCTGGCCAAGGTCAGCCCGCGGTTCCAGACACCTGTACTGCCCGCAGTGATCATCGGGATCCTGGCGCTGGCGATCCTGGTGGTCAACATCCGCCAGCCGCAGATCTTCACGGTCGTCACCAGCATCGGCATCATCATGATCTACCTCGCCTATCTGGGTGTCACCGCGCCGATGCTGGTGGCGAGGCTGCGCGGGAAGTGGCAGCCGGCGGGCGACGGCAGGTTCTCGCTCGGCCGCTGGGGACTGCTCGTCAACATCGTCGCCGTGCTGTGGGGCACGGTCATGACCCTCAACCTGATCTGGCCGCGCGCCGCGGTCTACAACGCCAGCGCTCCGTACCACTGGTATCTGCGCTGGGGCGCGGTGCTGTTCGTCGCGGTCATCGCGGGCGGCGGCTTCGCCTACTACTGGTTCGTCCAGCGGCACAAGACGGGCGTGCTCGCCGAGCACCGCCTGGAGGACACCACCGCACCGACCGCTCCCCTCGCCACTCCGACGGCCGACTGA
- a CDS encoding GMC family oxidoreductase N-terminal domain-containing protein — translation MSIDEFDYVVVGGGTAGNVVAARLSEDPSVTVCVLEAGPSDVGDDDVLKLERWMGLLESGYDWDYPVEPQASGNSFMRHARAKVLGGCSSHNSCIAFWAPAEDLDGWAAAGCTGWSAADLFPLYRRLENNDAPGDHHGRTGPVKLRTLKSDDPCGTALLEACAQAGIPTTPFNTGRTVVRGAGWFQINSDENNIRQSSSVAYLHPVMDKRPNLEVRTGVRAKKLVLDGRRCVGAEYLDPDLIHTRTVRARREVIVSCGAIDSPKLLMLSGIGPAGHLREVGVEVVVDAPGVGENLQDHPEGVIMWEAGQPMTTASSQWWEAGIFYDTEPGLDRPDLMFHYGSVPFDMNTARWGYPTSENAFCLTPNVTRAKSRGTVRLRTRDYRDKPKVDPRYFTHEHDARVMTYGLKLARRIAAQPALSGWAGAELAPGPDVRTDDELLDYIHKTHNTVYHPSCTVKMGADDDPSAPLDARLRVKGVEGLRVADGSVMPDLVTVNPCITTMMIGERCADLLKEDA, via the coding sequence ATGAGCATCGATGAGTTCGACTATGTGGTGGTCGGGGGCGGCACCGCGGGCAACGTGGTGGCGGCCCGGCTCTCGGAGGATCCGTCGGTCACGGTGTGCGTCCTGGAGGCGGGACCCAGCGATGTCGGCGACGACGACGTCCTCAAACTCGAGCGCTGGATGGGGTTGTTGGAGTCCGGCTACGACTGGGACTACCCGGTCGAACCGCAGGCGAGCGGCAACAGCTTCATGCGGCACGCCCGCGCCAAGGTGCTGGGCGGCTGTTCCTCGCACAACTCCTGCATCGCCTTCTGGGCACCGGCCGAGGACCTCGACGGCTGGGCGGCGGCCGGCTGTACGGGCTGGAGCGCCGCCGATCTCTTCCCGCTCTACCGGCGGCTGGAGAACAACGACGCGCCCGGCGACCACCACGGCCGCACCGGCCCGGTGAAGCTGCGCACGCTGAAGAGCGACGATCCGTGCGGCACGGCCCTGCTGGAGGCCTGTGCCCAGGCCGGGATCCCGACCACGCCCTTCAACACGGGCAGAACGGTGGTCCGGGGCGCGGGCTGGTTCCAGATCAACTCCGACGAGAACAACATCCGTCAGTCCTCGTCCGTGGCGTACCTCCACCCCGTCATGGACAAGCGGCCGAACCTGGAGGTGCGCACGGGGGTGCGGGCCAAGAAGCTCGTGCTCGACGGGCGGCGGTGCGTGGGCGCCGAATACCTGGACCCGGACCTGATCCATACGCGGACGGTACGGGCCAGACGCGAGGTGATCGTGTCCTGCGGGGCGATCGACTCCCCCAAGCTGCTGATGCTGTCGGGCATCGGCCCTGCCGGGCACCTGCGCGAGGTCGGCGTCGAGGTGGTCGTGGACGCGCCCGGCGTGGGCGAGAACCTCCAGGACCATCCCGAGGGCGTCATCATGTGGGAGGCCGGGCAGCCCATGACCACCGCCTCCAGCCAGTGGTGGGAGGCGGGCATCTTCTACGACACCGAACCGGGCCTGGACCGGCCGGACCTGATGTTCCACTACGGGTCCGTGCCGTTCGACATGAACACCGCGCGGTGGGGCTACCCCACGTCCGAGAACGCCTTCTGCCTCACGCCGAACGTGACGCGCGCGAAGTCACGGGGGACGGTTCGGCTGCGGACGCGGGACTACCGGGACAAACCGAAGGTGGATCCGCGGTACTTCACGCACGAGCACGATGCGCGGGTGATGACGTACGGGCTGAAGCTCGCGCGTCGTATTGCCGCGCAACCGGCACTCAGCGGCTGGGCGGGCGCCGAACTGGCTCCCGGCCCGGACGTCCGCACCGACGACGAGCTGCTCGACTACATCCACAAGACCCACAACACCGTCTACCACCCGTCGTGCACCGTGAAGATGGGCGCCGACGACGACCCCTCGGCCCCGCTCGACGCGCGGCTGCGGGTCAAGGGGGTCGAGGGGCTGCGGGTCGCGGACGGCTCGGTCATGCCGGACCTCGTCACCGTCAACCCGTGCATCACGACGATGATGATCGGCGAGAGATGCGCGGATCTGCTCAAGGAGGACGCGTGA
- a CDS encoding GntR family transcriptional regulator: MAEQLTGLADDRALLGRTSTAERVSDILRSRIAEGYFPPGTRLSEDSIGGALGVSRNTLREAFRLLTHERLLVHELNRGVFVRVLTVEDVEDIYRTRGLVECAVVRGLGEPPYVLDGLAEAVAEGQRATRDGDWKALGTANIHFHRELVALARSDRTDELMRSVFAELRLAFHVVDEPRRLHEPYLARNQQILQALQAGDKREAEKLLAVYLHDSLERVVEVYRRRVGEEG; this comes from the coding sequence ATGGCAGAGCAGCTGACGGGACTGGCCGACGACCGCGCCCTCCTGGGCCGCACCAGCACGGCCGAACGGGTCTCGGACATCCTCAGGAGCCGTATCGCCGAGGGATACTTCCCGCCCGGGACACGGCTGTCGGAGGACAGCATCGGCGGCGCCCTCGGCGTCTCCCGCAACACACTGCGCGAGGCGTTCCGGCTGCTCACCCATGAACGCCTGCTCGTCCACGAGCTGAACCGCGGCGTCTTCGTCCGGGTCCTGACGGTCGAGGACGTCGAGGACATCTACCGCACCCGCGGCCTCGTCGAGTGCGCCGTCGTACGGGGTCTCGGCGAGCCCCCCTACGTCCTGGACGGCCTTGCCGAGGCCGTGGCCGAAGGACAGCGGGCGACGCGTGACGGTGACTGGAAAGCGCTGGGCACGGCCAATATCCACTTCCACCGGGAGCTCGTCGCGCTCGCGCGCAGCGACCGCACCGACGAGCTGATGCGCAGCGTCTTCGCCGAACTGCGCCTCGCCTTTCACGTGGTGGACGAGCCGCGCCGGCTGCACGAGCCGTACCTCGCCCGCAACCAGCAGATCCTTCAGGCGCTGCAGGCGGGGGACAAGCGGGAGGCGGAGAAACTGCTCGCGGTGTACCTCCACGACTCGCTGGAGCGGGTGGTCGAGGTGTACCGGCGGCGGGTCGGCGAGGAGGGTTAG